A genome region from Fusarium musae strain F31 chromosome 5, whole genome shotgun sequence includes the following:
- a CDS encoding hypothetical protein (EggNog:ENOG41): MAPTSNVHARSHSLLLLQKLLNLRDGASPLTLVIDNLEQPARPVLSEFVSRAKIAKTQVIFLSLVTLKKPQDADVFIKAAGRDLQTVRKELLNHYPAFNPLLDKGKPTQRAVVIVDSLNALASAAPQSLASFLSSIITPAVSIVATYHDDVPIVLPRSFSEYEPHPFTVLCHLATAILRLSSLYQEIERQKARNRSIQEPEWGLNENREGVLVSLGEKGRDRNEDSNGVVINMELRRRSGRTVSEKFILSSKGLVTAPQPGKVCLLTDHPMFAAPTDSGETGEGEEEPESTFNLGLTEKQRKDREGIVLPYFDAQTDIGAGEGGRILYEMGREDDFDDEEDEI; encoded by the exons GACCTCGAATGTCCATGCTCGATCGCACAGTCTGCTGCTCTTACAgaaactcctcaaccttcgtGACGGCGCAAGTCCTCTTACTCTCGTGATAGACAATCTCGAACAACCTGCGCGACCAGTCCTTAGCGAGTTTGTGTCGAGAGCAAAG ATTGCAAAGACACAAGTTATCTTCCTGTCGCTGGTAACGCTGAAGAAACCACAAGATGCAGATGTTTTCATAAAAGCTGCAGGCAGAGATCTTCAGACTGTGCGCAAAGAGTTGTTGAATCATTATCCTGCTTTCAACCCTCTTTTGGACAAGGGAAAGCCCACTCAAA GGGCCGTTGTGATTGTCGACTCACTAAACGCCTTAGCATCTGCCGCTCCTCAGTCCCTGGCAAGCTTTCTCTCAAGCATCATCACGCCAGCTGTCTCTATCGTTGCCACGTACCATGATGATGTACCCATAGTACTGCCAAGGTCGTTCAGCGAGTATGAACCCCATCCTTTTACTGTACTATGCCACCTCGCTACTGCTATCCTGAGGCTGTCCAGTCTTTACCAAGAGATTGAGCGTCAGAAGGCTCGAAACAGGAGCATTCAGGAGCCAGAGTGGGGTTTGAACGAAAATCGTGAGGGAGTGCTCGTCAGTCTTGGAGAGAAGGGCAGAGATCGGAACGAGGACAGCAATGGAGTTGTTATTAATATGGAATTACGACGACGAAGTGGAAGAACTGTTTCAGAAAAGTTTATTCTCAGCTCCAAAGGCTTGGTTACAGCGCCTCAACCCGGCAAGGTGTGCTTGCTTACAGATCACCCAATGTTCGCAGCACCAACGGACAGTGGAGAGACCGGCGAAGGAGAGGAGGAGCCTGAGAGTACATTTAATCTGGGGCTCACAGAAAAGCAGCGAAAGGACCGAGAGGGTATTGTGTTGCCATACTTTGATGCGCAAACGGATATTGGtgcaggagaaggaggaagaattCTTTACGAAATGGGTAGAGAGGacgactttgatgatgaggaggatgagatatAG
- a CDS encoding hypothetical protein (EggNog:ENOG41~BUSCO:EOG09264IG5), giving the protein MIYSTQISRLDGLMLCASVDDEQAESTLAETKQNVRQVLRKLTRNSESQASIETPNHTLHYLIDSDIVFLAICAPSYPRKLAFTYLADLAREFTTTYPASQVHSPALRPYAFMEFDTFISKTKTTYADSRASANLDKLNDELRDVTKVMTKNIEDLLYRGDSLERMGEISSRLRDDSKKYRRAAVRINWELLVKQYGPFAALGFIIIFFLYWRFF; this is encoded by the exons ATGATCTACTCTACGCAAATATCAAGGCTTGATG GCCTCATGCTCTGTGCCTCAGTCGATGATGAACAG GCCGAGTCCACCCTCGCAGAGACCAAGCAGAACGTGCGCCAGGTCCTCCGCAAGCTCACACGCAACTCCGAGTCCCAGGCCTCTATCGAGACGCCCAACCACACGCTACACTACCTCATCGACTCGgacatcgtcttcctcgccatctgcGCTCCCTCGTACCCCCGAAAGCTTGCATTTACCTACCTCGCCGACCTCGCTCGCGAATTCACAACCACCTACCCAGCATCCCAGGTCCACTCGCCTGCTCTGCGACCCTACGCCTTCATGGAGTTTGACACCTTCAtctcgaagacgaagaccaCCTACGCTGATTCCCGAGCCTCGGCTAACCTCGATAAACTTAACGATGAGCTGCGCGATGTGACAAAGGTAATGACCAAGAACATTGAGGATTTGCTCTATCGTGGAGATAGTTTGGAGCGCATGGGAGAGATCAGCTCGAGGCTGCGTGATGACAGCAAGAAGTATAGGAGAGCTGCAGTGCGAATCAACTGGGAGTTGCTGGTAAAGCAGTACGGACCCTTTGCGGCTCTTgggttcatcatcatcttcttcctgtaTTGGCGGTTCTTTTAA
- a CDS encoding hypothetical protein (BUSCO:EOG09264441~EggNog:ENOG41~MEROPS:MER0000549): MFRNNYDNDSVTFSPQGRIFQIEYAAEAVKQGSVVVGIASKTHAVLCAVKRNAEELSSYQKKLFTVDEHAGIAIAGLTSDARVLSNFMKQQCLGHRLTYGRAIPLRSLVDMIGEKAQMNTQMYGKRPYGVGLLVAGVDERGPHLFEFQPSGMTEEMLAFAIGARSQMARTYLERNIDEFADCSREELVKHGLKALKESLVQDKELTVENLSVGVVGINTKDGKKKVEPFKLYDGFEVQPWIESVGEGQGGAEEGEGEGMDVDS; this comes from the exons ATGTTCAGAAACAACTACGATAACGATTCCGTTACCTT CTCGCCCCAGGGCCGAATATTCCAGATCGAATACGCTGCTGAGGCAGTGAAGCAAGGTTCAGTCGTTGTCGGTATCGCCAGCAAGACCCATGCTGTTCTATGTGCTGTCAAG CGAAACGCAGAGGAACTCTCATCCtaccagaagaagctgttcaCTGTCGACGAACATGCTGGTATCGCCATCGCCGGTCTTACTTCCGATGCTCGCGTCCTCTCCAATTTCATGAAGCAGCAGTGTCTAGGACACCGACTCACCTACGGCCGTGCCATTCCCCTCCGATCCCTTGTCGACATGATCGGTGAGAAGGCCCAGATGAACACTCAAATGTACGGAAAGCGACCTTATGGTGTTGGTCTGCTAGTTGCTGGTGTTGACGAACGCGGTCCCCACCTATTCGAGTTCCAGCCCTCAGGCATGACAGAGGAGATGCTTGCGTTTGCCATTGGCGCGCGAAGTCAAATGGCTCGAACATACCTTGAGCGCAACATCGACGAGTTCGCCGACTGTTCAAGGGAGGAGTTGGTCAAGCACGGTCTCAAGGCTCTGAAGGAGAGTTTGGTTCAGGACAAGGAGCTTACAGTAGAGAATCTTTCAGTCGGTGTAGTGGGCATCAACACAAAGgacggcaagaagaaggtcgagCCCTTTAAGCTCTACGATGGATTCGAGGTACAGCCATGGATCGAGAGCGTTGGCGAGGGTCAAGGAGGTGCAGAGGAAGGCGAGGGTGAGGGCATGGATGTGGACAGCTAA
- a CDS encoding hypothetical protein (BUSCO:EOG09262B1U) — MPSRSEITYFGAGPALLPTDVLEKAAQALIDYEHTGLGIAEHSHRSELATNIINEAKADLASYIDIPEDYEVLFMQGGGSGEFSATLYNLVGAWVTKKKAQIVANLKAPEDDPRVEQELRNAVEKELKTDYIVTGGWSQKASEEAKRLLGPEHVNIVADARQINDGRYGKIPEESTWNLSKDAALVYYCDNETVDGVEFPAFPQSLTSGPDGEGPIVVADMSSNILSRRIPVRNFSVIFFGAQKNLGCTGVTVVIIKKSLLPPKTPQPPAALLRRLGLPIPPIIFSYETIAKNNSLYNTLSIFDVYIAGQVLKKSLSTYNKVEGQEAVSAKKAELIYGALDAHPDVYRVVPDKSVRSKMNICFRVTKNGDTDGTEKAFLKEATAQGLTGLKGHRSVGGIRASSYNSIPLEGAEKLAKFIEKFATS, encoded by the exons atgccTTCCAGATCTGAGATCACATATTTTGGCGCAGGCCCGGCTCTGCTGCCCACAGACGTccttgagaaggctgcccAGGCCCTCATTGACTATGAGCATACCGGATTAG GTATTGCTGAGCACAGCCATCGCTCAGAGCTGGCtacaaacatcatcaacgaggccaaggctgatctTGCCTCTTACATTGACATTCCCGAGGACTATGAGGTTCTTTTCATGCAGGGTGGTGGAAGTGGAGAGTTCTCCGCTACCTTGTACAACCTGGTCGGTGCATGGgtgacaaagaagaaggcccagATTGTTGCCAACCTCAAGGCTCCTGAGGACGACCCTCGCGTGGAGCAGGAGCTCAGGAATGCAGTCgagaaggagctcaagaCGGATTACATTGTCACTGGTGGCTGGTCTCAGAAGGCCTCTGAAGAAGCTAAGCGACTGCTTGGTCCTGAGCATGTCAACATTGTCGCTGACGCCCGCCAGATCAACGATGGCAGGTATGGCAAGATTCCTGAGGAGAGCACATGGAACCTCTCCAAGGATGCTGCTTTGGTGTATTATTGTGATAACGAGACCGTCGATGGTGTCGAATTTCCCGCGTTCCCTCAGTCCTTGACCTCTGGACCTGACGGCGAGGGCCCTATTGTTGTGGCCGATATGTCCTCCAACATCCTGTCGAGGAGAATTCCTGTCCGAAACTTCTCAGTTATCTTCTTCGGCGCCCAGAAGAACCTCGGCTGCACTGGTGTCACCGTTGTAATTATCAAGAAGAGCCTTCTTCCTCCCAAGACACCTCAGCCCCCTGCCGCGCTGCTTCGACGACTTGGGCTTCCTATCCCtcccatcatcttctcttaCGAGACTATCGCCAAGAACAACAGTCTCTACAATACCCTCAGCATCTTCGA TGTCTATATTGCTGGCCAAGTTCTCAAGAAGTCCCTCAGCACCTATAACAAGGTCGAGGGACAGGAGGCCGTATCCGCCAAGAAGGCAGAGCTTATCTATGGTGCTCTTGACGCTCACCCCGACGTGTATAGAGTTGTCCCTGACAAGTCTGTTCGTTCAAAGATGAACATCTGCTTCCGAGTTACCAAGAATGGCGACACTGATGGCACAGAGAAGGCTTTCCTCAAGGAGGCTACTGCGCAGGGTCTCACCGGCCTTAAGGGTCACCGAAGCGTTGGTGGCATTCGTGCCAGCAGCTACAACTCCATTCCTTTGGAGGGCGCAGAAAAGCTTGCCAAGTTCATCGAGAAGTTTGCTACCTCTTGA
- a CDS encoding hypothetical protein (EggNog:ENOG41) yields the protein MAAFTLTFAPTARSFGRSGYNKDGDDSDSKPTNNRGRSGYNEPEEGDSGRSGYNGPEDDDSSKGNKGRSGYNGPSDNDEE from the coding sequence atggctgcTTTCACCCTCACATTTGCTCCCACTGCCCGATCCTTCGGCCGATCTGGCTACAACAAGGACGGCGACGACTCCGACTCCAAGCCCACAAACAACCGTGGTCGATCTGGCTACAACGAGCCTGAGGAGGGAGACTCTGGTCGCTCTGGCTACAACGGCCCTGAAGACGATGATTCCTCCAAGGGCAACAAGGGCCGCTCTGGCTACAATGGTCCCAGTGACAATGACGAGGAGTAA